The DNA segment AGGTCAGTGGAGCCGGGTACGCCATGCGTACCCGGCGTGGGCTTCAACTGCCCTGTTGTGGCGTGCTCAAGACCTTGAGCGCGACTCGGGCAACGCCGCGATCGACGATGCCGAGTTCCTTGGCGGCCTCCTTGGAGAGGTCGACGATACGCCCCTTGGCGAAGGGACCGCGATCGTTGACCCGGACTACGATGCTGCGTCCGGTCCTGGCGTCTGTGACCCGGATCCTGGTGCCGAGCGGCAATGTCTTGTGTGCGGCGCTCAGGCGATGTTTGTTGTAGACCTGTCCGCTGGCGGTTTTGCGACCGTGCAGACTGTCGTGATAGTAGGAGGCAATGCCTTTCTGGACATGACCGATTCCGCTATTGGCCGTAGCGCTGCCGGCGAAAGGCATGAGACCCGCCAGCAGACCCGCGGTGATGAGCGTCTTCTTCATGGAGCCAACCTCTTGTTTTCGAAGGGCGCGCCTAAGCGATGAGGCGCGAGAAAACCCTTCTCTGACTTAAGAAAGGCGCCAGTCTAAGTGAAAACCCTATATAGGGTAAACCCTAGATCGACCAAAAATAGCGATTAGTGTATCAATCGGTCTATCACGCCTCCCGGCTCACCGGCTGATCGACCCCATTGGCCTCCTGGCAATCCATGTCCGACATGGGGCCGACCAGATCGGCCGACAGATGGGTCCAGGCACTCGTCAGCGACACCAGCACCGTGGCCAGATAGGGAATGGCCTGCACCACCAGCACCGCGACCCAGATGCGCACATCGAGCATGAAGGCATCGTCGCGCTGCATCACCGCCACCGCGGCGAACAGGAAGGCGAAGGCCAGTAACGCCTCCTCACGCGCATCGGCCAGGGCGCGGATCACCGCCGGGGCCTCGGCCAGCTTGGGCGTGCGGAAGAAGCCGAGCTTGCCCGTCACCAAGCCCCCGAACATGGCGCGCGCGATGGTGTGCGAGAGCGCCAGCCCCGCCAGCCCGGCGGCCAGACTCTGACGCAGCGTGGCCGTGACCCGGCGCCGGTACAGGAACAGGCTCTTGGACATCTTGAAGACGAACAGCACCAGCGGCACCAGGGCGATGGTCATGTAGGGTGGTGTAACGGTTTCCGGGAAGGTGACCATGGCCACCGACCAGGCGAGCGCGGCAAAGTTGAACAGCAGATTGAAGCCGTCGGCGAACCAGGGCAGCCAGCCGGCGACGAAGTGATAACGCTGACCGAGCGAGAGCGAGGTGCCGCGCAACCCGAGCAGTTCGCGCCGATGATGCAGCAGGATGCGCACCGCGCCATAGGCCCAGCGATAGCGCTGTTTGCGGAAGTCGGCGAAGGTGTCGGGCATCAGGCCCTGACCATAGGTGCAGGGGATGTAGAGCGCCTTGTGCCCGGCCTCGAAC comes from the Allochromatium tepidum genome and includes:
- a CDS encoding septal ring lytic transglycosylase RlpA family protein — translated: MKKTLITAGLLAGLMPFAGSATANSGIGHVQKGIASYYHDSLHGRKTASGQVYNKHRLSAAHKTLPLGTRIRVTDARTGRSIVVRVNDRGPFAKGRIVDLSKEAAKELGIVDRGVARVALKVLSTPQQGS